In Triticum urartu cultivar G1812 chromosome 6, Tu2.1, whole genome shotgun sequence, the following proteins share a genomic window:
- the LOC125514485 gene encoding putative disease resistance protein At3g14460, with product MKEVSSSYLRSSCSWYSDTPTSEGFEMDLAISAVTGDLASRFISFLMNKCADHLYSEQKVERLQQLLLRVRTVVEEADGRCITNSHMLMQLKTLSAAMYQGYHVLDSIRQHKEASKDLVSDPSTSSDYIIPFKRARTTNSPSPNKAFNSELQSALRNLEAAVDHMVEFVVLLGGCEHVSRRPYDAYLQVDNFMFGRHVEKQKIINFLLQENIPGPPAVLPVVGGRGVGKKTLVAHVCRYDRVRSHFAVILHLSGDGLTKITDHEIPSGKILVVVEFASDVDDDDWRTFYSSVTSMDRGSKVIILGRNERLKKLGTVQTISLNRLAFEEYKYLLKTLAFGSANPGDHPRLAAIVEEFSVVLGGSLIPGNLIAHAVRKNLNAHFWLSTLNRIRITMKMNISRFGAHPNELLDQGRPVHLGPHYLLSPAAPSPSSPNSSLPKLVFGDSLAEAGHTVPPKGDFWLIAWESRLPPYTSFSHLVRFVPSCVDDKPEASLSGKKRLGPSA from the exons ATGAAGGAAGTTTCTTCATCTTACCTCCGGTCTAGTTGTAGTTGGTATTCAGACACACCTACCTCAGAAGGCTTTGAGATGGATCTTGCAATATCCGCCGTTACAGGTGACCTCGCCAGCCGATTCATCTCTTTCCTCATGAACAAATGTGCGGATCATCTGTACTCAGAGCAGAAGGTGGAGAGGCTACAACAGCTCTTGCTGAGAGTTCGCACGGTCGTGGAGGAGGCGGACGGACGATGCATCACCAACTCGCATATGCTCATGCAGTTGAAGACGCTATCGGCAGCCATGTACCAAGGGTACCATGTCTTGGACAGCATCAG GCAACATAAGGAGGCATCCAAGGACTTGGTGAGCGATCCATCTACCTCGTCTGATTATATCATTCCTTTCAAACGTGCTCGCACGACCAATAGTCCTTCGCCAAACAAGGCATTCAACTCGGAGTTACAAAGTGCACTTCGGAATCTGGAAGCTGCTGTTGACCACATGGTGGAGTTTGTCGTGCTTTTGGGCGGATGCGAGCACGTCTCCCGGAGACCGTATGATGCCTATCTTCAGGTCGACAACTTCATGTTTGGTCGGCATGTCGAGAAGCAGAAGATCATCAACTTCTTGCTGCAAGAGAACATACCTGGTCCTCCGGCAGTGCTACCAGTCGTTGGTGGACGTGGAGTTGGGAAGAAAACTCTTGTTGCACATGTATGCAg GTATGACAGGGTGCGTTCTCACTTCGCAGTTATTTTGCACCTGAGTGGAGACGGTCTTACCAAAATAACAGACCATGAAATCCCGTCAGGGAAGATACTGGTAGTTGTCGAGTTTGCTTCTGATGTAGATGACGATGACTGGAGGACATTCTATTCCTCTGTTACCAGCATGGACAGAGGAAGCAAAGTGATAATCTTAGGCCGAAATGAAAGGTTGAAGAAACTTGGGACTGTCCAGACTATTTCTCTGAACCGTCTGGCATTCGAGGAGTACAAGTACCTGCTCAAGACACTCGCATTCGGAAGCGCGAACCCCGGGGACCATCCGCGGTTAGCAGCGATTGTGGAAGAGTTTTCTGTGGTGTTGGGAGGATCACTCATCCCAGGAAACTTGATTGCACATGCAGTGAGAAAGAACCTGAATGCCCATTTCTGGCTTAGCACATTGAACAGGATCAGAATCACAATGAAGATGAACATTTCCAGGTTTGGCGCCCATCCAAATGAGCTTTTGGATCAAGGCCGTCCGGTACACCTCGGCCCTCACTACCTCTTGTCTCCTGCTGCTCCCTCTCCTAGCTCTCCAAATAGTAGTCTACCCAAACTGGTATTTGGGGACTCGCTAGCAGAAGCAGGCCATACTGTTCCACCGAAGGGAGATTTTTGGCTAATCGCATGGGAGTCAAGGTTACCGCCATACACTTCATTTTCTCATCTGGTTCGCTTTGTTCCAAGTTGTGTCGATGATAAGCCGGAAGCATCCTTGTCAGGGAAGAAGCGTCTGGGGCCATCTGCCTAG
- the LOC125514486 gene encoding uncharacterized protein LOC125514486 isoform X1 produces the protein MKYNKNIVVNLLGISLLLPPNFCDERIVHILRVNPRCLERLGGELVLVLPPAISNALTKVTLAAVLEWTIADKFLWSLIAVVEWWDIITCKQSSATDIFGHMSFKYDKNIVVSLLGISLLLSPNFCEEQMVYILRCLERLGGDLYCCFLLQFLML, from the exons ATGAAGTACAATAAAAATATTGTAGTTAACTTGTTGGGTATATCACTGCTGTTGCCTCCTAATTTTTGTGATGAACGAATAGTGCACATTTTGCGTGTAAATCCGAGATGCCTCGAAAGGTTGGGAGGTGAACTTGTACTGGTGCTTCCTCCTGCAATTTCTAATGCTCTGACAAAGGTTACCTTAGCAGCTGTGTTGGAATGGACAATAGCAGACAA ATTTTTGTGGAGTTTGATTGCTGTTGTGGAATGGTGGGACATTATCACTTGCAAACAGAGTTCTGCTACAGATATTTTCG GGCACATGTCTTTCAAGTACGACAAGAATATTGTAGTTAGCTTGTTGGGTATATCATTGCTGTTGTCTCCTAATTTTTGTGAGGAACAAATGGTGTACATTTTGAGATGCCTAGAAAGGTTGGGAGGTGACTTGTACTGCTGCTTCCTCCTGCAATTTTTAATGCTCTGA
- the LOC125514486 gene encoding uncharacterized protein LOC125514486 isoform X2, translated as MKYNKNIVVNLLGISLLLPPNFCDERIVHILRVNPRCLERLGGELVLVLPPAISNALTKVTLAAVLEWTIADKFLWSLIAVVEWWDIITCKQSSATDIFGHMSFKYDKNIVVSLLGISLLLSPNFCEEQMVYILRCLERFWWSLIAVVD; from the exons ATGAAGTACAATAAAAATATTGTAGTTAACTTGTTGGGTATATCACTGCTGTTGCCTCCTAATTTTTGTGATGAACGAATAGTGCACATTTTGCGTGTAAATCCGAGATGCCTCGAAAGGTTGGGAGGTGAACTTGTACTGGTGCTTCCTCCTGCAATTTCTAATGCTCTGACAAAGGTTACCTTAGCAGCTGTGTTGGAATGGACAATAGCAGACAA ATTTTTGTGGAGTTTGATTGCTGTTGTGGAATGGTGGGACATTATCACTTGCAAACAGAGTTCTGCTACAGATATTTTCG GGCACATGTCTTTCAAGTACGACAAGAATATTGTAGTTAGCTTGTTGGGTATATCATTGCTGTTGTCTCCTAATTTTTGTGAGGAACAAATGGTGTACATTTTGAGATGCCTAGAAAG ATTTTGGTGGAGTTTGATTGCTGTTGTGGATTAG
- the LOC125514484 gene encoding uncharacterized protein LOC125514484 has product MHRLIFNLLFQKKTSGLGYSWYSDTPTSEDFEMDLAISAVTGDLASRFISFLMNKYVDHLYSEQKVERLQQLLLRVHTVVEEADRCHITNSCMLMQLKQLSAAMYQGYHVLDSIRYRQHKEASKDLVSDSFTSSDYVIPFKRARTTNSSSANKASNSGLQSALQNLEAAVADMVEFVVLLGGCERISRRPYDAYLQVDNFMFGRHVEKQKIINFLLQQGIPGPPAVLPIIGRRGVGKKTLVAHVCSHETVRSHFTVILQLSGDDLTRMTNHDIPSGKTLVVVEFASDVDDDDWKTYYSSVTGMETGSKVIILGRNESLKKLGTVQSISLNRLAFEEYRYLLKTLAFGSVNPGDHPRLATIVEEFAVVLEGSLISANLLGYAVRNNLNAHFCLSTLNKIRITRKMIMSRFGCHPNGLFDQGRPVHFGPHHLLSPATRLIPSASCLDNSLPKIIFGDLLAEPGHIVPTKGDFRLISWESRLPPYNVFVHLVRFVPSCVDDKPEASLSGKKRPGPSM; this is encoded by the coding sequence atgcatcgATTGATTTTTAACCTTCTTTTCCAAAAGAAAACCTCCGGTCTAGGCTATAGTTGGTATTCAGACACACCTACCTCAGAAGACTTTGAGATGGATCTTGCAATATCCGCCGTTACAGGTGACCTCGCCAGCCGATTCATCTCTTTCCTCATGAACAAATATGTGGATCATCTGTACTCGGAGCAGAAGGTGGAGAGGCTGCAACAACTCTTGTTGAGAGTTCACACGGTCGTCGAGGAGGCGGACAGATGCCACATCACCAACTCTTGTATGCTCATGCAGTTGAAGCAGCTATCGGCAGCCATGTACCAAGGGTACCATGTCTTGGACAGCATCAGGTACCGGCAACATAAGGAGGCATCCAAGGACTTGGTGAGCGATTCATTTACCTCGTCCGATTATGTCATTCCTTTCAAACGTGCTCGCACAACCAATAGTTCTTCGGCAAACAAGGCCTCCAACTCGGGATTACAAAGTGCACTTCAGAATCTGGAAGCCGCTGTTGCTGACATGGTGGAGTTTGTTGTGCTTTTGGGCGGATGCGAGCGCATCTCCCGGAGACCGTATGATGCCTATCTTCAGGTCGACAACTTCATGTTTGGTCGGCATGTCGAGAAGCAGAAGATCATCAACTTCTTGCTGCAACAGGGCATACCTGGTCCTCCGGCGGTACTACCGATCATTGGTAGACGTGGAGTTGGGAAGAAAACTCTTGTTGCACATGTATGCAGCCATGAAACTGTGCGTTCTCACTTCACAGTTATTTTGCAACTGAGTGGAGACGATCTTACCAGGATGACAAACCATGATATTCCGTCAGGGAAGACACTGGTAGTTGTCGAGTTTGCTTCCGATGTAGATGACGATGACTGGAAGACATACTATTCATCTGTTACGGGTATGGAAACAGGAAGCAAAGTGATAATCTTAGGTCGAAATGAAAGCTTGAAGAAACTTGGGACCGTCCAGAGTATTTCTCTGAACCGTCTGGCATTCGAGGAGTACAGGTACCTGCTCAAGACGCTCGCATTCGGAAGCGTGAACCCGGGAGACCATCCTCGGTTAGCAACGATAGTGGAAGAGTTCGCTGTGGTGCTGGAAGGATCACTCATTTCAGCTAACTTGCTTGGATATGCAGTGAGAAACAATCTAAATGCCCATTTCTGTCTTAGCACATTGAACAAGATCAGAATCACAAGGAAGATGATCATGTCCAGGTTTGGCTGCCATCCAAATGGCCTTTTCGATCAAGGCCGTCCGGTGCACTTCGGCCCTCACCACCTCTTGTCTCCTGCTACTCGCCTTATACCCTCTGCTAGCTGTCTGGATAATAGTCTACCCAAAATCATATTCGGGGACTTACTAGCAGAACCAGGCCATATTGTTCCAACGAAGGGAGATTTTAGGCTGATCTCTTGGGAATCAAGGTTACCACCATACAATGTGTTTGTTCATCTGGTTCGCTTTGTTCCAAGTTGTGTGGATGATAAGCCTGAAGCATCCTTGTCAGGGAAGAAGCGTCCGGGGCCATCTATGTAG